One genomic segment of Brachionichthys hirsutus isolate HB-005 chromosome 13, CSIRO-AGI_Bhir_v1, whole genome shotgun sequence includes these proteins:
- the ndufs5 gene encoding NADH dehydrogenase [ubiquinone] iron-sulfur protein 5 → MPFIDVQSKLGIDIDKWILMQSTEQPYKRAARCHAFEKEWIECAHGIGQIRARKECKIEYEDFHECLHRHKTDKRLKAILQQREKMMKDGTYTPPPCHSGKADELP, encoded by the exons ATGCCATTTATTGACGTCCAGTCGAAGCTCGGTATCGACATTGACAAATGGATTTTGATGCAGAGCACAGAGCAGCCCTACAAGCGAGCGGCGCGATGCCACGCCTTCGAGAAGGAATGGATCGAATGCGCTCACGGCATCGGGCAGATCCGCGCGAGGAAAGAGTGCAAGATCGAGTACGAGGACTTCCACGAGTGCCTCCACAGGCACAAAACG gaCAAGAGGCTGAAGGCCATCCTTCAGCAGCGTGAGAAGATGATGAAGGACGGGACCTacactcctcctccctgccaCTCCGGCAAGGCAGACGAGTTGCCGTGA